The following proteins come from a genomic window of Thiothrix winogradskyi:
- the aceK gene encoding bifunctional isocitrate dehydrogenase kinase/phosphatase, with translation MSEPSLQINHLARGIATTILQGFNRHFEIFQRITSGARQRFEEADWKAVQLASRERIVLYDWRVKETVSMVQELYEIKTVNLALWREVKHCYMRLLLDHQQPELAETFYTSVFCRQFPREHYTNEFIFVRSSISTEYIDSKETSYLCYYPGKIGLRESLARILQNAGFELPFENLERDVRNIFRAIVKHYRGKSARKAQLNFQLSVIRHPFFRNKAAYLVGRMINGREDIPFALPILNNETGGLYIDALLLGEKQLSVVFSYSQAYFMMEHQVPSAVVSFLQHLLPRRDTSELYSAIGLHKQGKSAFYRDFLHHLRHSSDEMIVAPGIRGMVMMVFTLPSYPYVFKIIKDKFAPQKEFTRQQVEDKYQLVKRHDRVGRMADMLEYSNVLLPVERFVPELLQELQETCASSISFDGDNIIFRHIYLERRMIPLNIFIETADDQTLERVIEDYGNAIKQLAGANIFPGDFLYKNFGVTQLGRVVFYDYDEITYMTECNFRKIPPPRFPEDEFRSEPWYSVEPNDVFPEEFGTFLLSTPKIRKFFLKYHRNLLDARYWQTKKDNINNGQYEDVFPYPEALRFKR, from the coding sequence ATGTCAGAACCTTCCCTGCAAATCAATCACCTAGCACGTGGCATTGCCACTACCATCCTGCAAGGCTTTAATCGACATTTTGAAATTTTCCAGCGCATCACCTCCGGCGCACGGCAACGTTTTGAAGAAGCCGATTGGAAAGCGGTACAACTCGCCTCCCGCGAACGCATCGTGTTGTACGATTGGCGCGTCAAAGAAACTGTCTCAATGGTGCAAGAACTCTACGAAATCAAAACCGTGAATCTGGCGCTGTGGCGTGAAGTGAAACATTGCTACATGCGTCTGTTATTGGATCACCAACAACCCGAATTAGCCGAAACCTTTTATACCTCGGTATTCTGCCGCCAATTTCCGCGTGAGCATTACACCAATGAATTTATTTTCGTGCGCAGTTCCATTTCGACCGAATACATTGACTCCAAAGAAACCAGTTACCTGTGTTATTACCCCGGTAAAATTGGTTTGCGCGAATCCCTAGCGCGTATTCTGCAAAACGCCGGATTTGAATTGCCATTTGAAAATCTGGAGCGCGATGTACGCAATATTTTCCGCGCCATTGTCAAACATTACCGGGGCAAATCCGCCCGCAAAGCGCAATTGAATTTCCAACTCTCGGTGATTCGCCACCCATTTTTCCGCAATAAAGCCGCGTATTTGGTGGGGCGCATGATCAATGGGCGTGAAGACATTCCGTTTGCGCTGCCGATTCTCAATAATGAAACCGGTGGCTTGTACATCGACGCATTGTTGCTGGGGGAAAAACAGCTTTCGGTGGTTTTCAGCTATTCACAAGCGTATTTCATGATGGAACACCAAGTGCCTTCCGCTGTGGTGTCGTTTTTGCAGCACTTATTACCGCGCCGTGACACCTCAGAGCTGTATTCGGCGATTGGTTTGCATAAACAAGGTAAATCCGCGTTTTACCGCGATTTCTTGCACCATTTACGGCATTCCAGCGATGAAATGATCGTCGCACCGGGGATACGCGGTATGGTGATGATGGTATTCACCCTGCCCTCTTACCCTTATGTATTCAAAATCATCAAAGACAAATTTGCACCGCAAAAAGAATTCACCCGCCAACAAGTCGAAGACAAATACCAGTTGGTTAAACGCCATGACCGCGTAGGACGCATGGCGGATATGCTGGAATATTCCAACGTACTACTGCCAGTGGAACGCTTCGTGCCAGAACTGCTGCAAGAATTGCAGGAAACCTGTGCCAGCAGCATTAGTTTTGATGGCGACAATATTATTTTCCGGCATATTTATTTAGAGCGGCGCATGATTCCGCTGAATATCTTTATCGAAACCGCTGACGATCAAACACTGGAGCGGGTCATCGAAGACTACGGCAACGCCATCAAACAATTGGCGGGCGCAAATATTTTCCCCGGTGATTTCCTCTATAAAAACTTCGGGGTCACGCAATTGGGGCGGGTGGTGTTTTACGATTACGATGAAATCACCTACATGACCGAATGCAATTTCCGCAAAATTCCGCCGCCGCGCTTCCCTGAAGATGAATTCCGTTCCGAACCTTGGTATTCGGTCGAGCCAAATGATGTATTCCCGGAAGAATTCGGCACGTTTTTGCTGTCTACCCCCAAAATCCGCAAGTTTTTCCTCAAATACCACCGCAATTTGCTGGATGCGCGTTACTGGCAAACGAAAAAAGACAATATCAATAACGGGCAATACGAAGATGTGTTCCCCTACCCTGAGGCATTGCGCTTCAAGCGATAG
- a CDS encoding Uma2 family endonuclease: protein MGAAEQLPQHFTYADYAKWPEDERWELIEGVAYAMAAPSRQHQLVSFEVGFQIRTHLADKRCGIYSAPFDIRLPNHNEADNDVDTTVQPDLAVICDKNKLDDKGCRGAPDWIIEVLSPSTALKDMDKKRWLYERHGVKEYWIIHPIDRWVMVYTLKDDGQYGLPLMFGMDEPTAVGLFPELLIDWGFMQETTT from the coding sequence ATGGGGGCAGCAGAACAGTTACCGCAACATTTTACCTACGCCGATTACGCTAAATGGCCGGAAGATGAGCGTTGGGAACTGATTGAGGGTGTGGCGTATGCAATGGCTGCTCCGTCACGGCAACATCAACTGGTCAGTTTCGAGGTGGGTTTTCAAATACGTACCCATTTAGCCGACAAACGTTGCGGCATTTACTCCGCACCGTTTGATATACGCCTCCCCAATCACAACGAAGCCGACAACGATGTAGACACCACTGTGCAACCCGACCTTGCCGTAATCTGCGACAAAAATAAGCTGGATGACAAAGGCTGTCGGGGTGCGCCCGACTGGATTATTGAAGTGCTTTCGCCTTCCACCGCGCTCAAAGATATGGACAAAAAACGCTGGTTATATGAGCGTCATGGGGTAAAGGAATATTGGATTATCCACCCGATTGACCGTTGGGTGATGGTGTATACGCTGAAAGATGACGGGCAATACGGCTTGCCGCTGATGTTTGGGATGGATGAGCCGACGGCGGTGGGGCTGTTTCCTGAATTGCTGATTGATTGGGGGTTTATGCAGGAAACCACTACCTAA
- a CDS encoding FAD:protein FMN transferase — MMSADGVTHAFRFQAMANPCEVLLEGCTARQAHTLFTQLEQEVRRIEHKYSRYREDSTLSLLNRSAGQICAVDPETWQLLKLAGVLWQHSAGRFDISSGVLRKVWQFKSAQEQTANTAIPHEQAIAALMPFIGWEKTHLDERHFQMRAGMQIDFGGIGKEYAADRCADIARAAGYRHCLINLGGDVVATGGRVNGSTWQVGIEATHTANTANPRIWRVLPLNAGAIATSGDTHRYLLHAEKRYGHILDARTGWPVENAPSSITIAAPNATEAGMICTLAMLHGIDAETFLHQQQRPYWIQPTA; from the coding sequence ATGATGTCCGCTGATGGTGTCACCCATGCATTTCGTTTTCAAGCGATGGCTAACCCCTGTGAGGTTTTGCTAGAGGGCTGCACTGCTCGGCAAGCTCACACGTTGTTCACCCAATTGGAGCAGGAAGTCCGCCGCATTGAACATAAGTACTCTCGCTATCGGGAGGACTCCACGCTGTCTTTGTTAAACCGCTCGGCAGGGCAAATCTGTGCAGTCGACCCGGAAACTTGGCAATTGCTGAAATTAGCAGGGGTGTTATGGCAACACAGTGCAGGTCGGTTTGACATCAGCAGTGGCGTCTTGCGTAAGGTGTGGCAATTCAAATCCGCGCAAGAACAAACAGCAAACACAGCAATACCCCACGAACAAGCCATTGCGGCACTAATGCCATTTATTGGCTGGGAAAAAACCCACCTTGATGAGCGCCATTTTCAAATGCGAGCTGGGATGCAAATCGACTTTGGCGGCATCGGCAAAGAGTATGCGGCAGACCGCTGTGCCGACATTGCCCGTGCTGCCGGATACCGACATTGCCTGATTAATCTTGGTGGTGATGTGGTGGCGACAGGAGGACGAGTCAATGGCAGCACTTGGCAGGTCGGCATTGAAGCCACCCACACTGCGAACACGGCAAACCCTAGAATTTGGCGCGTATTACCCCTAAATGCCGGAGCTATTGCCACCAGTGGCGACACCCACCGCTACTTGTTGCACGCTGAAAAACGCTACGGACACATCCTTGATGCTCGCACCGGCTGGCCGGTAGAAAACGCTCCAAGTTCGATTACCATTGCCGCGCCGAATGCCACCGAGGCTGGCATGATCTGTACACTGGCTATGCTGCACGGCATTGACGCCGAAACATTTCTGCATCAGCAACAACGTCCCTATTGGATTCAGCCAACCGCCTGA
- a CDS encoding NADP-dependent isocitrate dehydrogenase, translating to MNNETPKVIYTLTDEAPLLATCSLLPIIRTFASGAGIKIIKNDLSLPARTLAEFSDYLTAEQQVSDDLALLAELTQQPDSNIIKLPNISASVPQLIATVKELQVAGYPLPDYPEDPQTEDEKALLRRYSKVLGSAVNPVLREGNSDRRVPAAVKRYAQTYPHEMKEWSQASRTHVSHMHHGDFYSSEKCLTLDHACDVSMDLVTKSGKTIMLKPKVSLLEGEIIDSMFMSKKALCEFYEKQIDDAKETGVMFSLHVKATMMKVSHPIVFGHCVKIFYKELFEKHGQLFKELGVNPNNGMSSVYEKIATLPTSLREEIERDIHACYEHRPELAMVDSAKGISNLHSPNHVIVDASMPAMIRNGGKMYGPAGKLKDTKAVMPESTFARIYQEIINFCKTHGSFDPRTLGTVPNVGLMAQKAEEYGSHDKTFEIPEDGVARIVDDKGNVLIEQNVEAGDIWRMCQTKDLPVRDWVGLAVRRARESQLPTVFWLDEYRPHEYELIKKVKTYLKDHDLTGTDISIMSPLRGMRFSLERIIRGKSTISVTGNILRDYLTDLFPIMEVGTSAKMLSVVPLMKGGGLYETGAGGTAPVLVKQLLEENHLSWDSLGEFLALTVSFEQVARQYGSNKAKVLSETLDEAIGNVLLSDKSPKPRTGELDTRGNHFYLAMYWAQALAKQTEEPEMAEHFSKLAQILTDNEATILAELKDAQGHPVDIGGHFFADSAKTKAVMRPSATFTNAIMAARMPGFTAAELDACH from the coding sequence ATGAATAATGAAACACCAAAGGTCATTTACACGTTGACGGATGAAGCGCCACTGCTGGCGACTTGTTCCTTGCTACCGATTATCCGCACCTTTGCCTCCGGTGCTGGAATCAAAATCATCAAAAATGATTTGTCCTTGCCTGCCCGTACCCTTGCCGAGTTTTCTGACTACCTGACCGCAGAGCAGCAGGTCTCTGACGATCTGGCGTTACTGGCTGAGCTGACACAGCAACCGGATAGCAACATTATCAAGCTGCCCAATATCAGTGCCTCCGTGCCGCAATTGATCGCGACGGTCAAAGAACTGCAAGTCGCAGGCTACCCACTGCCGGATTACCCCGAAGACCCGCAAACCGAAGACGAAAAAGCCCTGCTGCGCCGTTATTCCAAAGTACTGGGCAGTGCGGTCAACCCTGTGCTGCGCGAAGGCAACTCGGATCGGCGCGTCCCGGCGGCGGTCAAGCGTTACGCCCAAACCTACCCGCATGAAATGAAAGAGTGGAGTCAGGCATCACGCACCCACGTTTCGCACATGCATCACGGTGACTTCTATAGCAGTGAAAAGTGCCTGACGCTGGATCATGCCTGCGATGTCAGCATGGATCTGGTGACCAAAAGCGGCAAAACCATCATGCTTAAGCCTAAAGTGTCCCTGCTGGAAGGTGAAATCATCGACAGCATGTTCATGAGCAAAAAAGCCCTGTGCGAGTTCTATGAAAAGCAGATCGATGACGCGAAGGAAACGGGCGTCATGTTCTCGCTGCATGTGAAAGCCACCATGATGAAAGTCTCGCACCCGATTGTGTTCGGTCACTGCGTCAAGATTTTCTACAAAGAGCTGTTTGAAAAACACGGTCAGTTGTTCAAGGAATTGGGTGTCAACCCGAACAACGGCATGAGCAGTGTGTATGAAAAGATTGCCACGCTGCCGACCTCGCTGCGGGAAGAAATTGAGCGCGATATTCATGCCTGCTACGAACACCGCCCAGAACTGGCAATGGTGGATTCCGCCAAAGGCATTTCCAATCTGCATTCCCCGAATCATGTCATCGTGGATGCTTCGATGCCAGCCATGATCCGCAATGGCGGCAAAATGTATGGCCCGGCGGGTAAGTTGAAAGACACCAAGGCAGTAATGCCGGAAAGTACTTTTGCGCGTATTTATCAGGAGATTATTAACTTCTGTAAAACCCACGGTTCGTTCGACCCCAGAACATTAGGTACTGTGCCGAACGTCGGTCTGATGGCGCAAAAAGCCGAAGAATACGGTTCGCATGACAAGACGTTTGAAATTCCAGAAGATGGCGTGGCACGTATTGTGGACGACAAGGGCAATGTCCTGATTGAGCAAAACGTGGAAGCTGGTGACATTTGGCGTATGTGCCAGACCAAAGATCTGCCAGTGCGTGACTGGGTGGGGCTGGCGGTCAGACGGGCGCGTGAATCACAATTGCCGACGGTATTCTGGCTGGATGAGTACCGCCCGCATGAATATGAGCTGATCAAGAAGGTTAAAACTTACCTGAAGGATCATGATCTGACCGGTACTGATATTAGCATTATGTCACCGCTGCGTGGGATGCGTTTCAGTCTGGAGCGTATTATTCGTGGCAAGAGCACGATTTCCGTTACTGGTAATATTTTGCGCGACTACCTGACTGACCTGTTCCCGATTATGGAAGTAGGCACCAGTGCCAAAATGCTGTCGGTTGTCCCTTTGATGAAAGGCGGCGGTTTGTATGAAACGGGTGCAGGTGGTACTGCGCCAGTATTGGTGAAGCAATTGCTGGAAGAGAACCATCTGAGCTGGGATTCCCTCGGTGAGTTTCTGGCACTGACGGTTTCCTTTGAACAGGTCGCCAGACAATACGGCAGCAATAAGGCAAAAGTGCTGTCTGAAACCCTCGATGAAGCCATCGGCAATGTGCTGTTGAGTGACAAGTCACCGAAACCGCGCACGGGTGAGCTGGATACGCGGGGCAATCACTTCTATCTGGCGATGTATTGGGCGCAAGCGCTTGCCAAGCAAACCGAAGAGCCAGAAATGGCGGAACATTTCAGCAAGCTGGCGCAAATCCTGACGGACAATGAAGCCACCATCTTGGCAGAGCTGAAGGACGCCCAAGGGCATCCTGTGGATATAGGTGGTCATTTCTTTGCGGATTCTGCCAAGACCAAAGCCGTGATGCGTCCGAGTGCGACCTTCACTAATGCGATCATGGCGGCACGGATGCCGGGCTTTACGGCTGCGGAACTGGACGCCTGTCACTGA
- a CDS encoding DUF3570 domain-containing protein gives MQLKHSSTLAVAALSLLGAGHAFAAEWEQEASVLYYGESDGRVKDGSLKYTGTRTADNGDLLNLNVGIDTLTGASPSGVTTTNQIQTITSPSGHSNVTPAGELPLDNRFKDTRVSASVNWDHELKPDLRGNVGASFSKEYDYLHLGVNGGVSQALNDKNTILSAGFAISQDAVEAVGGTPTPLSDSNQRLGDEAKGSEDKTVTEVLLGVTQVFNKKLVGQFNIGISEDSGYLNDPYKYVSQVSPQGIVSTNLHESRPDSRSGQNLYGALKYKATDRLTSTSSARLHTDDWGVDSVTIDQKIRVDMGNKRSIEPHVRYYSQKAADFYTVQLNEQDPLPQYTTADYRLSELDAYTVGLTYRWEDKANREWRITGEMYKQEPTKQTLTAGQADLNANPGFTAQMISLGLTF, from the coding sequence ATGCAATTAAAACACTCATCTACGTTGGCAGTAGCCGCCTTAAGCCTGCTGGGAGCCGGACATGCATTTGCCGCCGAATGGGAGCAGGAAGCATCCGTGCTGTACTATGGTGAATCCGATGGTCGTGTGAAAGATGGCAGCCTGAAATACACCGGCACACGCACAGCAGACAATGGTGATCTGCTTAATTTGAACGTTGGTATTGACACGCTGACCGGTGCATCGCCCAGCGGTGTAACCACCACTAACCAGATACAAACCATAACCTCGCCCTCCGGTCACAGCAACGTAACACCCGCTGGTGAGCTACCACTGGATAACCGTTTCAAAGATACCCGTGTCTCGGCATCAGTGAACTGGGATCATGAATTAAAGCCCGACTTGCGTGGCAATGTCGGCGCGTCATTTTCCAAGGAATATGACTATCTGCACCTAGGTGTAAATGGCGGCGTAAGTCAGGCTCTGAACGATAAAAATACCATTCTAAGCGCTGGCTTTGCCATCAGCCAAGATGCGGTTGAAGCAGTAGGGGGGACACCAACGCCACTGAGCGATAGCAACCAGCGACTGGGCGATGAAGCCAAGGGTAGCGAAGACAAAACCGTTACCGAAGTGTTATTGGGTGTTACACAGGTATTCAATAAAAAGCTGGTTGGACAGTTTAATATTGGCATCAGCGAAGACAGTGGTTACTTAAATGATCCCTATAAATACGTGAGTCAGGTTAGCCCCCAGGGAATCGTCTCGACCAACCTGCACGAATCCCGCCCAGACAGTCGCAGCGGGCAAAACCTGTATGGCGCACTCAAATACAAGGCAACTGACCGACTGACCTCGACCAGTTCAGCACGACTACACACCGATGACTGGGGCGTGGACTCGGTGACAATCGACCAGAAAATTCGCGTTGACATGGGAAATAAACGCAGTATCGAACCACACGTGCGGTATTACAGCCAAAAAGCTGCCGATTTCTATACCGTGCAGCTCAACGAACAGGATCCCCTGCCACAATATACAACGGCTGATTACCGTCTGAGCGAACTGGATGCCTACACCGTCGGTTTGACCTACCGTTGGGAAGATAAGGCCAATCGGGAATGGCGTATTACGGGTGAAATGTATAAGCAGGAACCCACCAAACAGACGCTTACCGCAGGACAAGCCGATTTGAATGCAAATCCTGGCTTCACGGCTCAGATGATCTCGCTAGGTCTGACTTTCTAA
- a CDS encoding TlpA family protein disulfide reductase produces MSLTFSMQNFSAKLTAGWLAAVLFGLLFSSIAQADGKPLDLSAYKGKVVYVDFWASWCSPCRKSFPWLNQTQENKQANGLVVLGVNVDEDRTDADQFLVKYPAQFNVLFDPKGEYATYYNLLGMPSALIFDRNGNLLHQHSGFLEDQIPSYEKAIDDALQATQ; encoded by the coding sequence ATGTCGTTGACCTTCTCAATGCAAAATTTTAGTGCAAAACTTACCGCCGGTTGGCTGGCAGCCGTGCTGTTCGGCCTTTTATTCAGCTCTATTGCTCAGGCCGATGGTAAGCCTTTGGATCTTTCCGCTTATAAAGGCAAGGTTGTTTACGTCGACTTCTGGGCATCTTGGTGTTCCCCTTGCCGTAAATCTTTTCCTTGGTTAAATCAAACCCAAGAGAACAAACAAGCCAATGGACTGGTTGTTCTGGGTGTAAATGTGGATGAGGACAGAACCGATGCCGACCAATTTCTGGTAAAATATCCTGCACAGTTTAACGTACTGTTCGACCCCAAAGGTGAGTACGCCACTTACTACAACTTGCTAGGTATGCCGTCTGCACTTATTTTTGACCGCAATGGCAATTTGCTTCACCAGCACAGTGGCTTTCTCGAAGACCAGATTCCAAGCTATGAAAAAGCCATTGACGATGCCTTGCAAGCCACTCAATAA
- the recG gene encoding ATP-dependent DNA helicase RecG — MTEAAEPDFLQQPVTALRGVGDAVAEKLVRLGILRVADLLFHLPLRYQDRTRIYPIASLKVGQEVLVEGEIEYTEVVQRGRTMLLCHLNDGSGSLILRFFHFTSAQKYSLRKGVLLRCFGEVRQSGMKLEMAHPECHYLKADEPEPIANTLTPTYPMTEGLQQRSLRRLIDLALEHVEELPDLLPESVVKQHHFPALAQCVRMLHTPQGNLSPTLPLSREGVRDAALSSSSPDKGRSGGVSFNLETFSRRLIFEELLAHQLGVQQARHELKQVQAHTMQEANHYWRQLLRTLPFAPTGAQNRVIAEITTDLQQAVPMNRLVQGDVGSGKTLVAVAAALHAIANGFQVALMAPTELLAEQHYQNLVRWLEPLGVETVYISGNQTPRQRRRKVENLLLGIGHIAVGTHALFQRTVEFLQLGLIIIDEQHRFGVHQRMALREKGKQGEHYPHQLVMTATPIPRTLAMTAYGDLDYSVIDELPPGRTPITTVALNNERRDDVIERISAACREGRQVYWVCTLIEESEALQCEAAEVTAAMLHERLPHVAVGLVHGRLHGSEKENIMRQFKLGEIQLLVATTVIEVGVDVPNASLMVIENAERMGLSQLHQLRGRVGRGSVASSCVLLYQHPLGRTARKRLDAMRTTTDGFMIADIDLELRGPGEVLGTRQTGDVRLRIASLLRDQHLLPAVQTAARDVVAHYPERVEALTQRWLQQPDGETATQFFQS; from the coding sequence ATGACTGAAGCAGCCGAACCCGACTTTTTACAGCAACCTGTGACCGCCCTGCGAGGGGTAGGCGATGCGGTCGCGGAAAAACTGGTACGACTCGGCATCTTGCGCGTCGCTGACCTGCTGTTTCACCTGCCCCTGCGCTATCAGGATCGCACCCGCATTTACCCCATTGCCAGCCTCAAAGTCGGGCAGGAAGTGCTCGTCGAAGGTGAAATCGAGTACACCGAAGTGGTGCAACGCGGGCGCACCATGTTGTTGTGCCACCTCAACGACGGCAGCGGTTCATTGATCTTACGCTTTTTCCATTTCACTTCCGCCCAGAAATACAGCTTGCGTAAGGGCGTGTTGCTGCGCTGCTTTGGCGAAGTGCGCCAATCGGGTATGAAGCTGGAAATGGCACACCCCGAATGCCATTACCTCAAAGCCGATGAACCCGAACCGATTGCCAATACCCTCACGCCGACGTATCCCATGACCGAAGGTTTGCAGCAACGTAGCCTACGCCGCCTGATCGACTTGGCGTTGGAGCATGTGGAGGAACTGCCGGATTTATTGCCGGAAAGCGTGGTCAAGCAACACCATTTTCCAGCGCTGGCGCAATGTGTGCGGATGTTGCATACACCGCAGGGAAACCTCTCCCCAACCCTCCCCTTATCAAGGGAGGGAGTAAGAGATGCCGCGCTTTCTTCCTCCTCCCCTGATAAGGGGAGGTCGGGAGGGGTTTCTTTTAATCTTGAGACATTTTCCCGTCGCTTGATTTTCGAGGAACTACTCGCCCATCAACTCGGTGTGCAGCAAGCGCGGCACGAACTCAAGCAAGTGCAAGCTCACACCATGCAGGAAGCCAATCACTATTGGCGACAATTGCTGCGCACCCTGCCCTTTGCCCCCACGGGCGCACAAAACCGCGTGATTGCGGAAATCACCACCGACCTGCAACAAGCTGTACCCATGAATCGGCTGGTGCAAGGCGATGTCGGTTCAGGCAAAACGCTGGTCGCTGTCGCAGCCGCTTTGCACGCCATTGCCAACGGTTTCCAAGTCGCGCTCATGGCTCCCACCGAATTGCTAGCGGAACAGCATTACCAAAACCTAGTGCGCTGGCTGGAACCACTAGGGGTAGAAACCGTGTACATTTCTGGCAACCAAACCCCGCGCCAACGCCGCCGCAAGGTCGAAAATTTGTTGCTAGGCATCGGACATATCGCAGTCGGCACACACGCTCTGTTCCAACGCACGGTGGAATTTCTGCAACTGGGGCTGATCATTATCGACGAACAGCACCGTTTCGGCGTGCATCAGCGCATGGCACTGCGCGAAAAAGGCAAACAAGGCGAGCATTACCCGCACCAGTTGGTGATGACCGCAACACCGATTCCGCGCACCTTGGCGATGACCGCTTACGGCGATTTGGATTATTCGGTGATCGACGAATTACCGCCGGGGCGCACGCCGATTACTACCGTTGCGCTGAATAATGAACGCCGTGATGACGTGATTGAACGCATTTCCGCCGCGTGTCGCGAAGGGCGGCAGGTGTATTGGGTTTGCACGCTGATCGAAGAATCGGAAGCCTTGCAATGTGAAGCGGCAGAAGTGACCGCTGCGATGTTGCACGAACGCTTGCCGCATGTCGCCGTGGGGCTGGTACACGGGCGGCTGCATGGTTCGGAAAAAGAAAACATCATGCGTCAGTTTAAGCTGGGGGAAATCCAGCTTTTGGTGGCAACCACGGTGATTGAAGTCGGGGTGGATGTGCCGAATGCGTCCTTGATGGTGATCGAAAACGCGGAACGCATGGGCTTATCGCAATTGCACCAGTTGCGCGGACGGGTTGGGCGCGGTAGCGTTGCGAGCAGTTGTGTGTTGCTTTACCAACATCCACTCGGCAGGACGGCGCGGAAACGGCTGGATGCGATGCGCACCACCACCGACGGTTTCATGATTGCGGATATTGATCTGGAATTGCGCGGCCCCGGCGAAGTATTGGGAACGCGCCAGACGGGGGATGTGCGGCTGAGAATTGCCAGTTTGCTGCGCGATCAACATTTGTTGCCAGCGGTGCAAACGGCTGCGCGGGACGTGGTGGCGCATTACCCAGAACGGGTGGAGGCATTGACGCAACGTTGGTTGCAGCAGCCGGATGGCGAGACGGCGACGCAGTTTTTCCAGAGTTGA
- a CDS encoding DUF4266 domain-containing protein → MTFGSDPHIDAIEDHVYFSKEGTSGGRSFSAGGCGCN, encoded by the coding sequence ATGACATTCGGCAGTGACCCTCACATAGACGCGATCGAAGACCATGTTTATTTTTCCAAAGAAGGCACCAGTGGTGGGCGTTCTTTCTCAGCAGGAGGTTGCGGATGCAATTAA
- a CDS encoding Uma2 family endonuclease, whose amino-acid sequence MAALAEKFDYLSVEDYLAGEKTSEIRHEYVDGQTYAMAGGSLKHNLIAANISGLLWSHLRGTSCVPLSSDMLLKTLGKRFRYPDVVVVCDDDTSNDEQIRESPILIIEVLSKSTRKKDKGEKRLEYLAIPSLQEYVLIEQDFAEIEVQRRSASWQSTYYFLGDEVVLESVNARLPVEAIYERVKNEDVLAWLEQQISQSSD is encoded by the coding sequence ATGGCAGCATTGGCAGAAAAATTCGATTACCTTTCCGTAGAAGACTATTTAGCAGGCGAAAAGACCAGCGAAATCAGGCATGAATACGTAGATGGTCAAACCTACGCGATGGCTGGCGGTAGCCTCAAACACAACCTGATTGCCGCGAATATTTCCGGGCTATTGTGGAGTCATTTACGGGGAACCTCTTGCGTGCCGCTGAGTAGCGACATGCTATTGAAGACGTTGGGTAAACGCTTCCGTTACCCCGATGTGGTTGTGGTGTGTGATGATGATACCTCGAACGATGAGCAGATCAGGGAAAGCCCAATACTCATTATCGAAGTGCTTTCCAAAAGCACCCGCAAAAAAGACAAGGGCGAAAAGCGTCTGGAATACCTCGCCATTCCCAGCCTGCAAGAATACGTGTTGATTGAGCAGGATTTTGCAGAAATCGAAGTACAACGCCGTAGTGCCAGTTGGCAATCCACCTATTACTTCTTGGGGGATGAGGTGGTATTGGAATCGGTCAATGCCCGCTTACCTGTTGAAGCCATTTATGAGCGGGTTAAGAATGAGGATGTGTTGGCGTGGTTGGAGCAGCAAATCAGTCAAAGTTCCGACTGA